A part of Winslowiella toletana genomic DNA contains:
- a CDS encoding sugar porter family MFS transporter, producing the protein MPGNTHKSRTSNKAMTLFVCFLAALAGLLFGLDIGVIAGALPFIAKDFDVTNHQQEWIVSSMMFGAAVGAVVSGWMSSSLGRKKSLMAGAILFVIGSLWSAFSPNPEMLIVARVLLGLAVGIASYTAPLYLSEIAPEKIRGSMISLYQLMITIGILGAYLSDTAFSYTGNWRWMLGVITIPALLLLIGVCFLPNSPRWLAAKGNFRDAQRVLDRLRDTSEQAKRELDEIRESLKVKQSGWSLFKDNSNFRRAVFLGVLLQVMQQFTGMNVIMYYAPKIFEIAGFTNTTQQMWGTVIVGLINVLATFIAIGLVDRWGRKPTLTLGFLVMAVGMGILGTMLHIGIHSVGAQYFAVAMLLMFIIGFAMSAGPLIWVLCSEIQPLKGRDFGITVSTATNWIANMIVGATFLTMLNTLGNANTFWVYAGLNVFFILLTLWLIPETKGVSLEHIERNLLSGKKLREIGSRD; encoded by the coding sequence ATGCCTGGCAATACACATAAAAGCAGAACTTCAAATAAGGCAATGACCTTGTTTGTCTGCTTTCTTGCAGCTCTCGCAGGGCTGCTGTTTGGACTGGATATCGGCGTGATTGCCGGAGCTCTGCCCTTTATCGCTAAAGATTTTGACGTCACCAATCATCAGCAGGAGTGGATCGTTAGCTCAATGATGTTTGGCGCCGCTGTTGGCGCCGTAGTGAGCGGCTGGATGTCCTCCAGCCTTGGCCGTAAAAAAAGCCTGATGGCTGGCGCCATCCTGTTTGTTATCGGTTCACTGTGGTCAGCCTTTTCCCCGAACCCGGAGATGCTGATTGTGGCGCGCGTGCTGCTGGGTCTGGCGGTAGGTATCGCTTCCTACACTGCCCCGCTGTATCTCTCGGAAATCGCACCGGAGAAAATTCGCGGCAGTATGATCTCGCTGTACCAGCTGATGATTACCATCGGTATTCTGGGCGCTTATCTCTCTGATACCGCTTTCAGCTATACCGGAAACTGGCGCTGGATGCTGGGCGTGATCACCATTCCTGCCCTGCTGCTGCTGATTGGCGTCTGCTTCCTGCCAAACAGTCCACGCTGGCTGGCGGCGAAAGGTAACTTCCGCGACGCCCAGCGCGTGCTTGATCGCCTGCGTGATACCAGCGAACAGGCAAAACGTGAACTGGATGAGATTCGTGAAAGCCTGAAAGTAAAGCAGTCTGGCTGGAGTCTGTTTAAAGACAACAGTAACTTCCGTCGTGCGGTGTTCCTTGGCGTACTGTTACAGGTGATGCAACAGTTCACCGGTATGAACGTCATTATGTATTACGCGCCGAAAATCTTTGAAATTGCTGGCTTTACCAACACCACTCAGCAGATGTGGGGCACCGTAATCGTTGGCCTGATCAACGTACTGGCGACCTTTATCGCTATCGGTCTGGTGGATCGCTGGGGACGCAAACCAACCCTGACGCTGGGCTTCCTGGTGATGGCGGTAGGTATGGGTATTCTTGGCACCATGCTGCATATCGGCATTCACAGTGTTGGCGCACAGTACTTTGCAGTGGCCATGCTGCTGATGTTTATCATCGGCTTTGCGATGAGCGCCGGACCGCTGATTTGGGTGCTCTGTTCAGAGATCCAGCCGCTGAAAGGACGTGATTTTGGTATCACTGTCTCAACCGCGACCAACTGGATTGCCAACATGATTGTCGGAGCAACCTTCCTGACCATGCTGAACACGCTGGGGAATGCCAACACCTTCTGGGTGTATGCCGGTCTGAATGTCTTCTTTATTCTGCTGACCCTGTGGCTGATTCCTGAAACTAAAGGTGTGTCGCTGGAGCATATCGAGCGCAACCTGTTGTCTGGTAAAAAACTACGCGAAATCGGTTCACGCGATTAA
- the gshB gene encoding glutathione synthase: MIKLGIVMDPITSINIKKDTSFAMLLEAQRRGYEIHYMEMNDLYLRAGEGRARTRTLSVEQNYDKWFEFGSEQDIALADLNVILMRKDPPFDTEFIYATYILERAEEQGTLIVNKPQSLRDCNEKLFTAWFAELTPDTLVTRNAHQIREFWQQHGDIILKPLDGMGGASIFRIKQEDPNLSVIIETLTEHGNFYCMAQNYLPAIKDGDKRVLVVDGEPVPYCLARIPKSGETRGNLAAGGRGEARPLSESDWEIARRVGPTLKAKGLIFVGLDIIGDKLTEINVTSPTCVREIEAAFPISVTGMLMDAIEKRLA; this comes from the coding sequence ATGATTAAGCTTGGCATTGTGATGGACCCGATTACCTCCATCAATATTAAAAAAGACACCAGCTTCGCTATGTTGCTGGAAGCACAGCGCCGCGGTTACGAAATTCATTATATGGAGATGAACGATCTCTATCTGCGTGCCGGTGAAGGTCGTGCCCGCACCCGCACCCTGAGCGTTGAGCAGAACTACGACAAATGGTTCGAGTTTGGCAGCGAGCAGGATATTGCGCTGGCCGATCTTAACGTGATCCTGATGCGTAAAGATCCGCCGTTCGATACTGAATTTATCTATGCCACCTATATTCTTGAGCGCGCGGAAGAGCAGGGCACGCTCATTGTTAACAAACCGCAGAGCCTGCGCGACTGTAACGAGAAGCTGTTTACCGCCTGGTTTGCCGAACTGACTCCGGATACGCTGGTGACGCGTAATGCGCACCAGATCCGCGAATTCTGGCAGCAACACGGCGATATTATCCTGAAACCACTTGATGGCATGGGTGGCGCGTCGATTTTCCGCATCAAGCAGGAAGATCCGAATCTGTCAGTGATTATCGAGACCCTGACCGAACACGGCAATTTCTACTGTATGGCGCAAAACTATCTGCCAGCGATTAAAGATGGCGATAAGCGCGTGTTAGTGGTGGACGGTGAGCCGGTGCCTTACTGCCTGGCGCGCATCCCGAAATCAGGCGAAACCCGTGGCAATCTGGCGGCCGGTGGACGTGGTGAAGCGCGTCCGTTAAGCGAAAGCGACTGGGAAATTGCCCGCCGCGTTGGCCCGACGCTGAAAGCCAAAGGTCTGATCTTTGTCGGTCTGGATATTATCGGCGACAAGCTGACCGAGATTAACGTCACCAGTCCAACCTGCGTGCGTGAAATCGAAGCGGCGTTCCCGATCTCTGTTACCGGCATGCTGATGGATGCGATTGAAAAACGTCTGGCGTGA
- a CDS encoding SprT family zinc-dependent metalloprotease: protein MKSSRLPIALQQSVMRALRSNLQQANQRLERDYPEPKLVYQQRGTAAGTAWLQSWEIRLNPILLLENQQAFIDEVIPHELAHLLVWKYFGRVAPHGKEWKWMMATVLEVAPRRTHQFELDSVRSRAFPYRCSCQQHQLSIRRHNRVLRGESEYRCLRCGDILQPGDFLNS from the coding sequence ATGAAATCTTCCCGACTCCCCATCGCTTTACAGCAGTCTGTGATGCGCGCTTTGCGTAGCAACCTGCAACAGGCCAACCAGCGCCTTGAGCGCGACTATCCGGAACCGAAGCTGGTTTATCAGCAGCGCGGCACTGCGGCTGGCACCGCATGGCTGCAAAGCTGGGAAATCCGCCTCAATCCGATATTACTGCTGGAAAATCAGCAGGCATTTATCGATGAAGTGATCCCGCATGAACTGGCGCATCTGCTGGTATGGAAATATTTTGGCCGCGTGGCGCCGCACGGAAAAGAGTGGAAATGGATGATGGCAACCGTGCTGGAGGTCGCCCCACGCCGCACGCATCAGTTTGAGCTGGACTCCGTCCGCAGCCGCGCTTTCCCCTATCGCTGTAGCTGCCAGCAGCATCAGCTATCAATACGCCGCCACAACCGCGTACTACGCGGTGAGAGCGAGTATCGCTGTCTGCGCTGTGGCGATATTCTGCAACCCGGCGACTTCCTCAATTCTTAA
- the endA gene encoding deoxyribonuclease I, which translates to MSRKISPSFALILLLTSFAAQSLSLDNYHQNNFSQAKAYAAQINADAPGSFYCGCKIAWRGKKGVPDLASCGYQVRKSANRAERIEWEHVVPAWQFGHQRQCWQNGGRKNCSKDPLYRKIETDLHNLQPAVGEVNGDRGNFMYSQWQGGAQQYGRCEMKVDFKQKLAEPPARARGAIARTYFYMRDQYQLQLSKQQSQLMTAWNKLYPVTPWECERDKRIARVQGNHNPYVQQACQR; encoded by the coding sequence ATGTCGCGTAAAATATCCCCCTCATTTGCACTGATATTGCTGCTTACGTCGTTTGCGGCGCAAAGCCTCAGCCTTGATAACTACCATCAGAATAACTTCTCGCAGGCGAAAGCCTATGCCGCGCAAATTAATGCCGATGCCCCGGGCAGCTTTTACTGCGGCTGCAAAATAGCGTGGCGCGGCAAAAAAGGGGTTCCTGACCTCGCCTCCTGCGGCTATCAGGTGCGTAAAAGCGCCAACCGCGCCGAACGTATCGAGTGGGAACATGTGGTTCCCGCCTGGCAATTTGGTCATCAGCGTCAGTGCTGGCAGAATGGCGGCCGCAAAAACTGCAGTAAAGATCCGCTCTATCGCAAGATAGAAACCGATCTGCACAATCTGCAACCGGCGGTGGGTGAAGTGAATGGCGACCGCGGTAACTTTATGTATAGTCAGTGGCAAGGCGGCGCACAACAGTATGGTCGCTGCGAGATGAAAGTCGACTTTAAACAGAAACTGGCCGAGCCACCGGCGCGGGCCCGTGGCGCAATTGCCCGCACTTATTTCTATATGCGCGATCAATACCAGCTGCAACTGTCAAAGCAGCAAAGCCAGTTAATGACCGCCTGGAACAAGCTCTATCCGGTGACGCCATGGGAGTGTGAACGCGATAAACGCATCGCCCGAGTGCAGGGCAACCACAATCCATATGTACAGCAAGCTTGCCAGCGGTAA
- the metK gene encoding methionine adenosyltransferase yields MAKHLFTSESVSEGHPDKIADQISDAVLDAILEQDPKARVACETYVKTGMVLVGGEITTSAWVDIEEITRNTVREIGYVHSDMGFDANSCAVLNAIGKQSPDINQGVDRADPLEQGAGDQGLMFGYATNETDVLMPAPVTYAHRLVQRQAEVRKNGTLPWLRPDAKSQVTFQYDNGNIVGIDAVVLSTQHAEEIGLKDLQEAVMEEIIKPVLPTEWLTASTKFFINPTGRFVIGGPMGDCGLTGRKIIVDTYGGMARHGGGAFSGKDPSKVDRSAAYAARYVAKNIVAAGLADRCEIQVSYAIGVAEPTSIMVETFGTEKIASEQLTLLVREFFDLRPYGLIQMLDLLHPIYRETAAYGHFGREHFPWEKTDKAAQLRDAAGL; encoded by the coding sequence ATGGCTAAACACCTTTTTACGTCCGAGTCTGTATCAGAAGGACATCCTGACAAAATCGCCGACCAGATTTCCGATGCCGTGCTGGATGCCATCCTCGAACAGGATCCAAAAGCACGCGTTGCCTGTGAAACCTACGTCAAAACCGGCATGGTTCTGGTTGGCGGCGAAATTACGACCAGCGCCTGGGTCGATATCGAAGAGATCACCCGTAATACGGTGCGTGAAATCGGCTATGTCCATTCCGATATGGGCTTTGACGCCAACTCTTGTGCGGTGTTAAACGCCATTGGCAAACAGTCCCCGGATATCAATCAGGGTGTTGACCGCGCCGATCCGCTGGAGCAAGGCGCTGGCGACCAGGGCCTGATGTTTGGTTACGCCACCAACGAAACCGATGTGCTGATGCCTGCGCCAGTAACCTATGCGCACCGTCTGGTACAGCGTCAGGCAGAAGTGCGTAAGAACGGCACCCTGCCATGGTTACGCCCTGATGCGAAAAGCCAGGTCACTTTCCAGTACGATAACGGCAATATTGTCGGCATCGACGCGGTAGTGCTGTCAACTCAGCACGCGGAAGAGATTGGCCTGAAAGATCTGCAGGAAGCGGTGATGGAAGAGATCATCAAGCCAGTTCTGCCGACCGAGTGGCTGACCGCCAGCACCAAATTCTTTATTAACCCGACTGGCCGTTTTGTTATCGGTGGCCCGATGGGCGACTGCGGTCTGACCGGTCGTAAAATCATCGTGGATACCTACGGCGGCATGGCGCGTCACGGTGGCGGTGCATTCTCCGGTAAAGATCCATCGAAAGTTGACCGCTCAGCAGCCTACGCTGCACGCTACGTGGCGAAGAACATCGTTGCCGCTGGTCTGGCGGATCGCTGTGAGATTCAGGTTTCCTACGCTATCGGTGTGGCTGAACCGACATCAATCATGGTGGAAACCTTCGGTACTGAGAAAATCGCCAGCGAGCAGCTGACCCTGCTGGTGCGCGAGTTCTTTGACCTGCGTCCTTACGGTCTGATCCAGATGCTCGATCTGCTGCACCCAATCTACCGCGAGACGGCAGCTTATGGTCACTTTGGCCGTGAGCACTTCCCGTGGGAAAAAACCGACAAAGCTGCGCAGTTGCGCGACGCTGCGGGTCTGTAA
- the rsmE gene encoding 16S rRNA (uracil(1498)-N(3))-methyltransferase → MRIPRIYHPDSLQVGSEIALFEDAANHIGRVLRMSSGQALELFDGSNLTFAAEIIQADKKNVKVKIVSSRADSRESPLHLHLGQVMSRGEKMEFTIQKSIELGVNVITPLFSERCGVKLDAERLAKKIQQWQKIAVAACEQCGRNAVPEVRAAMTLESWCAESDSGLKLNLHPRAQHSINTLPQPVERVRLLIGPEGGLSAEEIAMTAQHDFTDILLGPRVLRTETTALTAITALQVRFGDLG, encoded by the coding sequence ATGCGTATACCCCGCATTTACCATCCCGACAGCTTGCAGGTCGGCAGTGAAATTGCCCTGTTCGAAGATGCCGCGAACCATATTGGCCGCGTTCTGCGGATGAGCAGTGGCCAGGCGCTGGAATTGTTTGATGGCAGTAATCTGACTTTTGCCGCCGAGATTATTCAGGCCGATAAAAAAAACGTCAAAGTTAAGATCGTCTCAAGCCGCGCTGACAGCCGTGAATCACCGCTTCATCTCCATCTGGGTCAGGTAATGTCGCGTGGTGAGAAGATGGAATTCACCATCCAGAAATCGATTGAACTGGGGGTAAATGTGATTACCCCCTTGTTTTCTGAGCGCTGTGGCGTAAAGCTGGATGCAGAACGCTTAGCGAAAAAGATTCAGCAGTGGCAAAAAATTGCGGTAGCCGCCTGTGAGCAGTGCGGCCGTAATGCGGTGCCGGAAGTACGCGCAGCGATGACGCTGGAGAGCTGGTGCGCGGAAAGCGACAGCGGTTTGAAACTTAATCTGCATCCGCGCGCGCAGCACAGCATTAATACCCTGCCACAGCCTGTTGAGCGCGTACGCTTATTGATTGGCCCGGAAGGCGGCTTATCGGCGGAAGAGATCGCCATGACCGCGCAACATGACTTTACCGATATTCTGTTAGGACCGCGCGTACTGCGCACCGAAACCACCGCGCTGACGGCGATAACTGCCTTGCAAGTGCGTTTTGGTGACCTTGGCTAG
- the speA gene encoding biosynthetic arginine decarboxylase, translating into MSDDMKTIKGSSAGEQGVLRSMQEVAMSDQDASKMLRTYNIAWWGNNYYDVNELGHISVCPDPDVPEARVDLAKLVKEREADGQRLPALFCFPQILQHRLRSINAAFKRARESYGYKGDYFLVYPIKVNQHKRVIESLINSGEPLGLEAGSKAELMAVLAHAGMTRSVIVCNGYKDREYIRLALIGEKLGHKVYLVLEKMTEVKLVLEEAERLNVVPRLGIRARLASQGSGKWQSSGGEKSKFGLSATQVLKLVEIMRAAGRIDSLQLLHFHLGSQMANIRDIATGVRESARFYVELAKLGVNIQCFDVGGGLGVDYEGTRSQSDCSVNYGLNEYANNVIWAIGDACEEHNLPHPTVITESGRAVTAHHTVLVSNIIGVERNEFSTPLAPNADSPRPIVSMWDTWQEMHEPNNRRSLREWLHDSQMDLFDIHSGYSQGTYDLTQRAWAEQLYLSICHYIQLHLDPSNRAHRPIIDELQERMADKIYVNFSLFQSMPDAWGIDQLFPVLPLEGLNKSPERRAVLLDITCDSDGTIDHYIDGDGIATTMPMPEYDVENPPMLGFFMVGAYQEILGNMHNLFGDTEAVDVFAFADGSVEVQLSDEGDTVADMLEYVQLDPKELLRHFHNQVKETDLDEELRAQFLEEFESGLYGYTYLEDE; encoded by the coding sequence ATGTCTGACGACATGAAGACAATTAAGGGTTCGTCAGCAGGCGAACAGGGTGTACTCCGCTCAATGCAGGAGGTGGCCATGAGTGATCAAGACGCCAGCAAAATGCTGCGCACCTACAATATTGCCTGGTGGGGCAATAACTACTACGACGTCAATGAGCTGGGCCATATCAGTGTTTGCCCGGATCCCGATGTGCCGGAAGCGCGTGTCGATCTGGCGAAACTGGTTAAAGAGCGTGAGGCTGACGGCCAGCGTCTGCCAGCGCTGTTCTGCTTCCCGCAGATCCTGCAGCACCGCCTGCGCTCGATCAATGCGGCGTTTAAACGTGCGCGTGAATCTTACGGCTATAAAGGGGATTACTTCCTCGTTTATCCGATCAAAGTAAACCAGCACAAACGTGTGATCGAATCGCTGATCAACTCTGGTGAGCCGCTGGGTCTGGAAGCCGGATCCAAAGCCGAACTGATGGCGGTGCTGGCGCATGCCGGTATGACGCGTTCGGTGATTGTCTGTAATGGTTATAAAGACCGTGAATATATTCGTCTGGCGCTGATTGGCGAAAAGCTGGGACACAAAGTGTACCTGGTGCTGGAAAAAATGACCGAAGTGAAGCTGGTGCTGGAAGAAGCAGAGCGCCTGAATGTAGTACCGCGTCTTGGCATCCGTGCGCGTCTGGCTTCGCAAGGCTCGGGTAAATGGCAGTCAAGCGGCGGCGAGAAATCGAAGTTTGGTCTGTCAGCGACTCAGGTATTGAAGCTGGTGGAGATTATGCGTGCAGCGGGTCGTATCGACAGCCTGCAACTGCTGCACTTCCATCTTGGCTCACAGATGGCCAACATCCGTGATATCGCCACCGGTGTGCGTGAATCGGCGCGCTTCTATGTGGAACTGGCTAAGCTGGGCGTTAATATCCAGTGCTTCGATGTCGGCGGCGGGCTGGGCGTGGATTATGAAGGCACCCGTTCGCAGTCGGACTGCTCGGTGAACTATGGCCTGAACGAATACGCCAATAACGTGATCTGGGCGATTGGCGATGCCTGTGAAGAGCATAATCTGCCGCATCCAACGGTGATCACCGAGTCGGGCCGTGCGGTCACCGCGCACCACACGGTGCTGGTGTCGAATATTATCGGTGTTGAGCGTAACGAGTTCAGCACGCCACTGGCGCCAAACGCGGACTCACCGCGCCCAATCGTCAGCATGTGGGATACCTGGCAGGAGATGCATGAGCCGAATAACCGTCGCTCACTGCGCGAATGGCTGCACGACAGTCAGATGGACCTGTTTGATATCCACAGTGGCTACTCGCAGGGCACCTACGATCTGACGCAGCGCGCCTGGGCTGAACAGCTCTATCTCAGCATTTGCCACTATATCCAGCTGCATCTGGATCCAAGCAATCGTGCGCACCGGCCGATTATTGATGAGTTGCAGGAGCGTATGGCGGATAAGATTTACGTCAACTTCTCGCTGTTCCAGTCAATGCCGGATGCATGGGGTATCGATCAGCTGTTCCCGGTACTGCCGCTGGAAGGGCTGAATAAATCCCCGGAACGTCGTGCGGTGTTGCTGGATATTACCTGTGACTCTGACGGTACGATTGACCACTACATTGATGGCGACGGCATCGCAACCACCATGCCAATGCCGGAATATGATGTGGAAAATCCACCGATGCTGGGCTTCTTTATGGTCGGGGCTTATCAGGAGATCCTTGGCAATATGCATAACCTGTTCGGTGATACCGAAGCGGTGGATGTATTTGCCTTTGCTGATGGCAGCGTGGAAGTACAGCTTTCCGATGAAGGCGATACGGTCGCGGATATGCTGGAGTATGTGCAGCTGGATCCGAAAGAGCTGCTGCGTCACTTCCATAACCAGGTAAAAGAGACCGATCTTGATGAAGAGCTGCGCGCGCAGTTCCTCGAAGAGTTTGAAAGTGGTCTGTACGGCTATACTTACCTGGAAGACGAATAA
- a CDS encoding YqgE/AlgH family protein, translated as MNLQHHFLIAMPGLQDPLFKRSVVYICEHNDDGAMGLIVNKPMDNLTVDGILKKLKISPTLRDPEIKLDKPVFSGGPLAEDRGFILHSAQRVFSSSIRVSDNTVITTSRDVLESIGTPEQPEQVLVALGYCAWEKDQLEDELLENAWLTTPANSNILFHTPIAERWREAAKSIGVDIHNITSEAGHA; from the coding sequence ATGAATTTACAGCACCACTTTTTGATTGCGATGCCTGGATTACAGGACCCTTTGTTTAAGCGCTCAGTAGTCTATATCTGCGAGCACAATGACGACGGGGCCATGGGTTTGATCGTCAATAAACCGATGGATAACTTAACGGTTGACGGGATTCTTAAAAAACTAAAAATCTCCCCGACGCTACGCGATCCTGAAATCAAACTGGATAAACCGGTATTTTCCGGCGGCCCGCTGGCGGAAGATCGCGGCTTTATTCTGCACTCGGCGCAGAGGGTGTTCTCCTCCAGTATCCGGGTTTCCGATAACACGGTGATCACCACCTCACGCGATGTGCTGGAATCGATCGGCACTCCCGAGCAACCCGAACAGGTGCTGGTTGCGCTGGGTTACTGCGCGTGGGAAAAGGATCAGCTGGAAGATGAGCTGCTGGAAAATGCGTGGCTCACCACCCCGGCGAACAGCAATATCCTGTTCCATACGCCCATCGCCGAACGCTGGCGCGAAGCGGCGAAAAGCATTGGGGTCGATATCCATAATATCACCAGTGAAGCAGGCCACGCCTGA